The window GAGCATCGGTGAACTTTTGTACTTCTTCTTCGCTGCGACGAACATCATCTTCAGTACAAGCTTTGGCTTTCTCAAGCTTCTTCACTTCAGAAATGGCATCACGACGTACGTTACGGATGGCGATACGACCGTTTTCAGCTTCGTTACGCACGACTTTGATGAAGTCTTTACGACGTTCTTCAGTCAGCGCTGGTAATGGAATACGTAATGTTGCGCCTGCAGACATAGGGTTCAGACCTAAATCTGAGCTCATAATGGCCTTTTCAACGGCTTGGATAGCACTACGATCGAATACAGTCACAGACAGGGTGCGAGAATCTTCAACACCCACGTTAGCCACTTGGTTCAGTGGTGTCATAGTACCGTAGTAAGACACTTGAATTGAATCAAGCAGGCTTGGGTGGGCACGACCGGTACGCACTTTTGCCATTTGGTTTTTAGTTGCGTCTACACATTTACCCATGC of the Shewanella baltica genome contains:
- the frr gene encoding ribosome recycling factor: MIENIKKDAQERMGKCVDATKNQMAKVRTGRAHPSLLDSIQVSYYGTMTPLNQVANVGVEDSRTLSVTVFDRSAIQAVEKAIMSSDLGLNPMSAGATLRIPLPALTEERRKDFIKVVRNEAENGRIAIRNVRRDAISEVKKLEKAKACTEDDVRRSEEEVQKFTDAHIKKIDEILAAKEIELMEV